One Xyrauchen texanus isolate HMW12.3.18 chromosome 2, RBS_HiC_50CHRs, whole genome shotgun sequence genomic window carries:
- the LOC127617929 gene encoding histone H4 has product MSGRGKGGKGLGKGGAKRHRKVLRDNIQGITKPAIRRLARRGGVKRISGLIYEETRGVLKVFLENVIRDAVTYTEHAKRKTVTAMDVVYALKRQGRTLYGFGG; this is encoded by the coding sequence ATGTCTGGAAGAGGTAAAGGCGGTAAAGGACTCGGGAAAGGAGGCGCAAAGCGTCACCGCAAAGTGTTGCGTGATAACATCCAGGGAATCACCAAACCCGCAATCCGTCGTCTTGCTCGCCGTGGCGGTGTCAAGCGTATCTCCGGTCTGATCTACGAGGAGACTCGCGGTGTGTTGAAGGTGTTTCTGGAGAACGTTATCCGTGATGCCGTCACCTACACTGAACACGCCAAGAGAAAGACCGTCACTGCCATGGACGTTGTGTACGCGCTGAAACGACAGGGACGAACTCTGTACGGATTCGGAGGATAA
- the LOC127619150 gene encoding uncharacterized protein LOC127619150 has product MSRGNKNKLEAVLLLGDAFVEEIQKRNTELRTQKAEVTGQSKVTWWKRDRDGQRVTTSKRRKRGSSAVGTGTSPCASSTITTSCTSYQDPGFNMQRLKDLLRDSESIDGQDFAQQPSLSSWCQRQKGVKQCWQQARPQNLHNLLSAENIVQMKCNHCHVTEAIIRCRECLPSEWFCAECDQLVQKCHTLHSRQTTMYGFYKYIPPTEFVKLHDDKYIICEQDCLLPTAFPQNICSCDTGDVAISVDHYNLHVPVLTCKHCNKQWAPEVSDFVRSGYWPATMQAQTLFHQDLFHSFEAMKTTAPGMSVKAFTAMLDQRTKRFGRTGKVNADAFQRSFLQYVYCNSEEDQLLEKEPFVCPACSPEMVAVSVDGNRKLYRFQKTNQSEEPGFFDGVFLSQDSEVSSFVEEVRGAVKSTAGRAMCGESHWTAARETSKQANKLDEEGVEIAVCRHGFLLKGLNMYRGKIFAYPMFLQKEFQGAAFLAMDVTCRYVPYLKKVSEALTHLQPLQKMRHCLSVMHAKAHNTKCEILWNARNQEGAGTTLGEEVEQVNSFLSRCALTTKYMSKSVRTDMLTVHAIGWNQRKENGLHIALSSRFKKTVENTLDATESLKKMQDQLHCSDDMLKQWVVVVKQWASSGNAAASSVDARGLQISIEALFVSICQKKHYLYRQNDRNKRHQKITQKIAQEKKRLLGEIQRYNQQPDGDPVDTLSVVQKLSNKAAESMIWPWQEQNTDGIDILAKKKLFDQLMLVSRLTEEKQILVKEMMQHCQYLKDSVAKVQTLVATISDCIKTGSYPNGVTEEACKGLISLLKRRLHNLRLKQQTVACTYRGILEPTPRLVEEDEGEMDWQRDLSSEDEDDDEEDNDAEMVTQVT; this is encoded by the exons ATGTCAAGAGGAAATAAGAACAAACTAGAAGCTGTTCTTCTGCTCGGGGATGCATTTGTTGAAGAGATACAG AAACGTAACACAGAGTTACGAACTCAGAAGGCTGAAGTCACAGGACAATCCAAAGTGACTTGGTGGAAGAGGGACCGTGATGGGCAGCGTGTGACCACCAGCAAACGGAGGAAAAGAGGTTCATCTGCTG TTGGTACCGGTACTTCTCCATGTGCTAGTTCCACCATCACAACTTCATGTACTAGCTACCAAGATCCTG GTTTTAATATGCAGAGGCTTAAGGACCTTCTACGGGATTCAGAGAGCATTGATGGGCAAGATTTTGCTCAGCAGCCATCTTTGTCCAGTTGGTGTCAAAGACAGAAAGGGGTCAAACAATGTTGGCAACAGGCGAGGCCACAAAACCTTCACAACTTGTTGTCAGCTGAGAACATTGTCCAGATGAAGTGCAACCACTGTCATGTGACAGAAGCCATCATCCGTTGCAGGGAATGTTTGCCCTCAGAGTGGTTTTGTGCAGAGTGTGATCAATTGGTACAGAAATGCCACACTCTGCACAGTAGGCAGACCACCATGTATGGCTTTTATAAATACATTCCCCCAACAGAGTTTGTGAAACTCCATGATGATAAGTACATCATCTGTGAACAAG ATTGTTTGCTGCCAACAGCCTTTCCTCAAAATATATGCTCCTGTGACACTGGTGATGTTGCAATATCTGTTG ACCATTATAATCTTCACGTTCCAGTGCTAACGTGCAAACATTGCAATAAGCAATGGGCTCCAGAAGTCAGTGACTTTGTAAGGAGTGGTTACTGGCCCGCTACCATGCAAGCACAGACACTTTTCCACCAAGATCTGTTCCATTCCTTTGAAGCTATGAAGACAACAGCTCCAGGAATGTCAGTGAAAGCCTTCACAGCAATGTTGGACCAGAGAACAAAGCGGTTTGGAAGA ACTGGCAAAGTGAATGCAGATGCTTTTCAGAGGAGCTTTCTGCAATATGTGTACTGCAACTCTGAAGAGGACCAACTTCTGGAAAAGGAGCCATTTGTCTGTCCAGCCTGTAGTCCTGAAATGGTTGCTGTTTCAGTGGATGGCAACAGAAAACTCTACAGGTTCCAGAAAACAAACCA GAGTGAAGAGCCAGGGTTCTTTGATGGAGTGTTTTTATCCCAAGACTCTGAGGTGTCCAGTTTTGTTGAGGAAGTCCGGGGGGCTGTCAAGAGT ACGGCAGGAAGAGCGATGTGTGGGGAATCCCACTGGACAGCAGCAAGAGAGACATCAAAGCAGGCCAACAAGTTGGATGAAGAAGGTGTAGAAATTGCTGTGTGCAGGCATGGATTCCTCCTCAAAG GTCTGAATATGTATAGAGGAAAAATCTTTGCATATCCAATGTTTCTCCAAAAAGAGTTCCAGGGTGCTGCATTTTTGGCCATGGATGTGACCTGCCGTTATGTGCCATACCTGAAGAAGGTGTCAGAGGCCCTGACTCATCTTCAACCTCTTCAGAAAATGAGACATTGCTTGTCCGTGATGCATGCCAAAGCCCACAATACAAAATGCGAG ATTCTGTGGAATGCAAGGAACCAGGAAGGTGCCGGAACCACTCTTGGTGAAGAAGTGGAGCAAGTCAATAGTTTTCTCTCCAGATGTGCCCTGACCACAAAGTATATGTCCAAGTCAG TAAGAACTGATATGCTTACTGTCCATGCAATTGGGTGGAATCAACGTAAAGAGAATGGCCTCCACATTGCCTTGTCTTCCAGATTCAAAAAG ACAGTAGAAAACACCTTAGATGCAACAGAGAGCCTGAAGAAGATGCAGGACCAGTTGCATTGCAGTGATGACATGCTAAAGCAGTGGGTTGTTGTTGTCAAGCAGTGGGCCAGTAGCG GAAATGCAGCAGCCAGTTCTGTTGATGCTCGTGGTTTGCAGATCTCCATCGAAGCACTCTTTGTGAGCATTTGTCAGAAGAAGCACTACCTTTATAGACAGAATG ATCGCAACAAAAGGCATCAGAAGATTACTCAGAAGATTGCCCAAGAAAAGAAGCGCTTGCTAGGTGAGATCCAGAGATACAACCAACAACCCGATGGTGATCCAGTGGACACACTCTCGGTTGTGCAGAAACTCTCCAACAAAGCTGCAGAGAGCATGATCTGGCCTTGGCaggaacagaacacag ACGGTATAGACATTCTCGCCAAGAAGAAGCTTTTTGACCAACTAATGCTGGTCTCACGACTGACAGAAGAAAAGCAGATCCTTGTGAAGGAGATGATGCAGCACTGTCAGTACCTTAAGGACTCTGTTGCAAAGGTCCAAACACTGGTAGCCACCATTTCAGATTGCATAAAAACAGGAA GCTATCCCAATGGAGTCACAGAGGAGGCGTGCAAGGGCCTCATCAGTCTACTTAAGAGAAGACTGCATAACCTCAGACTCAAGCAGCAGACTGTAGCATGCACATACAGAGGCATTCTCGAACCAACTCCTAGGCTGGTGGAAGAAGATGAAGGGGAAATGGACTGGCAACGTGACCTCAGCTctgaggatgaggatgatgatgaggaagATAATGATGCTGAAATGGTGACCCAAGTCACTTGA
- the LOC127617969 gene encoding histone H2A-like: MSGRGKTGGKARAKAKTRSSRAGLQFPVGRVHRLLRKGNYAQRVGAGAPVYLAAVLEYLTAEILELAGNAARDNKKTRIIPRHLQLAVRNDEELNKLLGGVTIAQGGVLPNIQAVLLPKKTEKPAKK; encoded by the coding sequence ATGAGCGGCAGAGGTAAAACCGGCGGTAAAGCGCGAGCAAAGGCTAAAACTCGTTCCTCCAGGGCAGGACTGCAGTTCCCCGTCGGTCGTGTTCACAGGCTGCTCCGCAAAGGAAACTACGCACAGCGCGTTGGTGCCGGTGCTCCTGTTTATCTGGCCGCTGTGCTCGAGTATCTCACCGCTGAAATCCTGGAGTTGGCTGGAAACGCCGCTCGGGACAACAAGAAGACTCGTATCATTCCCCGTCACCTGCAGCTGGCAGTGCGGAACGACGAGGAGTTGAACAAACTCTTGGGTGGAGTGACCATCGCTCAGGGTGGTGTGCTGCCCAACATCCAGGCTGTGCTGCTGCCCAAGAAGACCGAGAAACCCGCCAAGAAGTAA